A single Pseudochaenichthys georgianus chromosome 10, fPseGeo1.2, whole genome shotgun sequence DNA region contains:
- the adad1 gene encoding adenosine deaminase domain-containing protein 1, with protein sequence MFQGSRGASFAQMLMKNIPETSRQTEPSKPAATSNQPSKYTSYKQGNGSYKNGYAKPTASPKTLIEIYKQGDTNAISLIHQLAQVLQFHLEMKETVTPGNLPGLYFAFCVVIDGFEYKTGVGITKKEARLKAAQLALPDLLPTLDCLKSDFPKAADVPPPLPAKEEPSISDLYPRKADHERTSPLNHRIPNEVKDQLTKLMNSHPEFTACAGTAAAFIMQTSGGYDVVALGTGNFNTKESTSLSGRVVHDSHAVVTARRSLMRFLYRHLLMFFSKTANLTEKSIFQRSSSSGLLTLKSGISLHLYVNQLPKGAAQIPSKLRLNPLSISAWQVNNEISLHLSVEGKVFSVFSSPYDHSASKVVSMSTTDKLTQWQVLGYQGALLSHFIEPVYVQSILIGDACCTDIRGMKISVSQRVEGVTSLLPMFYCMMRPHISLVPSVATNSTDGRQFTYGINWSEGDSSLEVVDGLEGKTTEESPFKSGTALASRLCKAAMSHRFKLVAKEAQRPELLAASSYSKAKMMAKAYQEAKNVLKAYLLQQGYGAWPVKVSVSDNFSV encoded by the exons ATGTTTCAAGGTTCCAGAGGTGCCAGCTTTGCACAAATGCTCATGAAGAATATACCTGAGACATCAAGACAGACTGAACCATCCAAACCTGCCGCAACGTCAAATCAACCAAGCAAATATACTTCTTACAAACAAGGGAACGGTTCGTATAAAAATG GTTATGCCAAACCAACAGCTTCACCTAAAACACTGATTGAAATATACAAGCAAGGTGACACAAACGCCATCTCTTTGATCCATCAGCTTGCCCAGGTTTTGCAGTTCCACCTGGAGATGAAGGAGACAGTGACTCCAG GCAATTTACCAGGGCTTTATTTTGCCTTTTGCGTGGTGATTGATGGGTTTGAGTACAAGACTGGTGTTGGAATAACAAAGAAGGAGGCTCGACTGAAAGCGGCACAGCTCGCTCTGCCGGACCTGCTGCCCACCTTGGATTGTCTGAAGTCTGACTTCCCTAAAGCAGCAG atgtccCTCCACCACTGCCAGCAAAAGAGGAGCCCTCCATCTCTGACCTTTATCCTCGTAAAGCCGATCATG AAAGAACAAGTCCTTTAAACCACCGGATTCCCAACGAGGTCAAGGATCAGCTCACGAAACTGATGAACAGCCACCCAGAGTTCACTGCCTGCGCTGGCACCGCAGCAGCCTTCATCATGCAGACTT CCGGTGGATATGATGTGGTCGCTCTAGGCACTGGAAACTTTAATACCAAAGAGAGTACCTCGTTGAGTGGACGCGTTGTGCATGATTCACATGCAGTGGTTACTGCAAGGAGATCTCTTATGAG GTTTCTGTACCGGCACCTGCTGATGTTCTTCAGCAAAACGGCCAATCTGACGGAGAAGTCGATCTTCCAgcggagcagcagcagcggcctCCTCACCCTGAAGAGCGGCATCAGCCTCCACCTCTACGTGAACCAGCTGCCAAAGGGAGCCGCTCAGATCCCGTCCAAACT GCGTCTGAACCCACTCTCTATTTCGGCGTGGCAAGTCAACAACGAGATCAGCCTACACCTGTCAGTGGAGGGGAAG gTGTTCTCTGTTTTCTCGTCACCTTATGATCACTCTGCCTCCAAAGTGGTTAGCATGTCCACCACAGACAAGCTCACTCAGTGGCAGGTGCTAGGATACCAGGGAGCCCTGCTCAGCCACTTCATTGAGCCCGTCTATGTGCAAAGCATCCTTATAG GTGACGCTTGCTGCACTGACATCCGTGGCATGAAGATCTCTGTGAGCCAGCGTGTGGAGGGGGTCACCTCCCTGCTGCCCATGTTCTACTGCATGATGAGACCCCACATCAGCCTGGTGCCCTCTGTGGCCACCAACAGCACCGACGGAAGGCAGTTCACCTACGGTATCAACTGGAGCGAAGGAGACAGCTCCCTGGAGGTGGTGGATGGCCTGGAGGGCAAGACCACAGAGGA GTCTCCCTTCAAGAGTGGCACTGCTCTTGCTAGCCGCCTGTGCAAAGCGGCGATGTCGCACCGCTTCAAGTTGGTGGCCAAAGAGGCCCAGAGGCCGGAGCTGCTGGCAGCAAGCTCCTACAGCAAGGCCAAG ATGATGGCCAAGGCGTACCAGGAGGCGAAGAACGTGCTGAAGGCGTACCTGCTGCAGCAAGGCTACGGTGCCTGGCCGGTCAAGGTGTCTGTGAGTGATAACTTCAGCGTGTGA